Proteins encoded by one window of Modestobacter marinus:
- a CDS encoding ABC transporter ATP-binding protein: MTGITVAFGGVIALSEVSLVVEPGQVHGLIGPNGAGKTTLFNVACGIVRPTAGEMTWRGQPLRRLKPHQLAGLGIARTLQGVGLFPGMTVLENVMVGAHRHARAGFGSALLALPRSDRDERELRARALAALSDLGAEQHAGRYPGGLPYPVQKRVALARALVSAPDLLLLDEPASGLAEDEMHELGELIRTLSGRMSVLLVEHHMDLVMRVCDRITVLDSGRQIAAGTPAEVQADPAVTEAYLGDEVTAEEDAAGTTRTDGGRHHG; the protein is encoded by the coding sequence ATGACCGGGATCACCGTCGCCTTCGGCGGCGTGATCGCGCTCTCCGAGGTCTCGCTGGTGGTCGAGCCCGGCCAGGTGCACGGGCTGATCGGGCCGAACGGCGCCGGCAAGACGACGCTGTTCAACGTCGCCTGCGGCATCGTGCGCCCCACGGCCGGTGAGATGACCTGGCGCGGCCAGCCGCTCCGCCGGCTCAAGCCGCACCAGCTGGCCGGCCTGGGCATCGCCCGCACCCTGCAGGGCGTGGGCCTGTTCCCCGGCATGACCGTGCTGGAGAACGTCATGGTCGGCGCCCACCGGCACGCCCGGGCCGGCTTCGGCTCCGCCCTGCTCGCCCTGCCGCGCTCGGACCGCGACGAGCGGGAGCTGCGCGCCCGGGCTCTGGCCGCCCTGAGCGACCTCGGCGCCGAGCAGCACGCCGGCCGGTACCCCGGCGGCCTCCCCTACCCGGTGCAGAAGCGGGTCGCGCTGGCCCGCGCCCTGGTCTCCGCCCCGGACCTGCTGCTGCTCGACGAGCCCGCCAGCGGTCTCGCCGAGGACGAGATGCACGAGCTCGGCGAGCTCATCCGCACCCTGTCCGGCCGGATGAGCGTGCTGCTGGTCGAACACCACATGGACCTGGTCATGCGCGTCTGCGACCGGATCACCGTCCTGGACTCCGGGCGCCAGATCGCCGCCGGCACCCCGGCCGAGGTGCAGGCCGACCCCGCCGTCACCGAGGCCTACCTCGGTGACGAGGTCACCGCCGAGGAGGACGCGGCCGGCACGACCCGCACCGACGGAGGGCGCCACCATGGCTGA
- a CDS encoding ABC transporter ATP-binding protein, whose product MADTRPHGSTAVATDGRTAPALLEIEDLTSSYGAVRALDGVSLTAEAGRITAVLGANGAGKTTLLRTVSGLVRSSSGRVTLAGEDITTASVESMVGRGMAHVPEGRGVIAELTVHENLRVGSLFRGKVDKSEYDRIYDLFPRIAERRDQPAHVLSGGERQMLVIGRALLAQPRILLLDEPSLGLAPRIVAQIFGLLRRLVDSEGLSVLLVEQNARSALSVADVGVVLNLGRVVVTDSARTLMADEDLRHAYLGF is encoded by the coding sequence ATGGCTGACACCCGCCCACACGGCAGCACCGCGGTCGCGACCGACGGGCGCACCGCCCCGGCGCTGCTGGAGATCGAGGACCTCACCTCCTCCTACGGGGCGGTCCGGGCACTGGACGGCGTCTCGCTGACCGCGGAGGCCGGCCGGATCACCGCCGTCCTCGGGGCCAACGGCGCCGGCAAGACCACCCTGCTGCGCACCGTCAGCGGGCTGGTCCGCAGCTCCTCGGGCCGGGTCACCCTGGCCGGGGAGGACATCACCACCGCCTCCGTCGAGTCGATGGTCGGCCGCGGCATGGCCCACGTGCCCGAGGGGCGCGGCGTCATCGCCGAGCTCACCGTGCACGAGAACCTGCGGGTCGGGTCGCTGTTCCGCGGCAAGGTCGACAAGAGCGAGTACGACCGCATCTACGACCTGTTCCCCCGGATCGCCGAGCGCCGCGACCAGCCGGCGCACGTCCTCTCCGGCGGCGAGCGGCAGATGCTCGTGATCGGGCGGGCGCTGCTGGCCCAGCCGCGGATCCTGCTGCTCGACGAGCCCTCGCTGGGCCTGGCCCCCCGGATCGTGGCCCAGATCTTCGGCCTGCTCCGCCGGCTGGTCGACAGCGAGGGGCTGTCGGTCCTGCTCGTCGAGCAGAACGCGCGGAGCGCCCTGTCGGTGGCCGACGTCGGCGTCGTCCTCAACCTCGGCCGGGTGGTCGTCACCGACTCCGCCCGCACGTTGATGGCCGACGAGGACCTCCGGCACGCCTACCTGGGCTTCTGA
- a CDS encoding branched-chain amino acid ABC transporter permease — MQYFVNVTLTGLTEGMVYSAFALALVLIWRSTRIVNFAQGSMAAATTFIALALIQAGQSYWVALVVALLSGLLLGAIVERVVIRPVEGGPELNAVIVTLGLFVAIQAAIAIVFGSAFQSFPTPFGLEGFQIGDNRIALTPNSVWVIAAVLVTMALLVVLFRFTRIGLAMRASAFGQEVARLLGVRVGRMLTLGWALAAVVGSLAGLLIAGGEFVYPAYMDSLIVFGFVAAVLGGLDSPIGAIVGGLILGLALSYVSGYVERGSALVNVAALVILMVVLLVRPGGLFASSTARRA, encoded by the coding sequence GTGCAGTACTTCGTGAACGTCACCCTCACCGGGTTGACCGAGGGCATGGTCTACTCGGCCTTCGCCCTCGCCCTGGTGCTGATCTGGCGGTCCACCCGGATCGTGAACTTCGCCCAGGGCTCGATGGCGGCGGCGACGACCTTCATCGCGCTCGCGCTGATCCAGGCGGGGCAGTCCTACTGGGTGGCGCTGGTCGTCGCGCTGCTCTCCGGCCTGCTGCTGGGCGCCATCGTGGAACGGGTGGTCATCCGGCCCGTCGAGGGCGGCCCGGAGCTCAACGCGGTCATCGTGACCCTCGGCCTCTTCGTCGCCATCCAGGCCGCGATCGCGATCGTCTTCGGCTCGGCGTTCCAGTCCTTCCCGACCCCGTTCGGGCTGGAGGGCTTCCAGATCGGCGACAACCGGATCGCCCTCACCCCGAACAGCGTCTGGGTGATCGCCGCGGTGCTGGTCACCATGGCGCTGCTGGTGGTGCTGTTCCGGTTCACCCGGATCGGCCTGGCCATGCGCGCCTCGGCGTTCGGCCAGGAGGTCGCCCGGCTGCTCGGCGTGCGGGTCGGCCGGATGCTCACCCTCGGCTGGGCGCTCGCGGCCGTCGTCGGCTCGCTGGCCGGCCTGCTCATCGCCGGCGGTGAGTTCGTCTACCCCGCCTACATGGACAGCCTGATCGTCTTCGGCTTCGTCGCCGCCGTGCTCGGCGGCCTGGACTCCCCCATCGGCGCCATCGTCGGCGGGCTGATCCTGGGCCTGGCCCTCAGCTACGTCAGCGGCTACGTCGAGCGGGGCAGCGCCCTGGTCAACGTCGCCGCCCTGGTCATCCTCATGGTCGTGCTGCTCGTGCGGCCCGGTGGCCTGTTCGCCAGCAGCACGGCCCGGAGGGCATGA
- a CDS encoding branched-chain amino acid ABC transporter permease produces the protein MSDLQSPANTTAESNRAGGKASEDAPTEATAGADQPTATRRRSLLPSSTLLRHLLVLLIGAVGAVVLLETTDPFTNSQLATLTYYAIAAGGLTVLTGMNGQISLGHGALMAVGAYTTALFLSADEPLPLPLILLAAIVTATAVGALVGVAAARLHGPYLAGATLALAVGLPGLAIYFHDVLGGEQGMRVRAPRAPEAFESFISAVSGNSATNTKWLAYLGAICLLITYFLLANLIRSRIGRTWRAVRDQEVAAELAGINLGAWRVLAFVVSAAAAGLAGGVLALVVRLAAPSGFTLVLSLALLTAIVIGGLGSLLGALLGSALLVFLPPFVTDLGTGWGLDNTEAAQLAPFVYGVVLIVAMIFAPAGVVGSLRMRWLTRQAKRSAARASRG, from the coding sequence ATGAGCGACCTGCAGAGCCCCGCGAACACGACCGCCGAGAGCAACCGGGCCGGCGGCAAGGCATCCGAGGACGCCCCCACCGAGGCGACCGCCGGAGCCGACCAGCCCACCGCCACCCGGCGGCGCAGCCTGCTCCCCTCCTCGACGCTGCTGCGGCACCTGCTGGTGCTGCTGATCGGGGCCGTCGGCGCCGTCGTGCTGCTGGAGACCACCGACCCGTTCACCAACTCCCAGCTGGCCACGCTGACCTACTACGCGATCGCCGCCGGCGGGCTGACCGTGCTGACCGGGATGAACGGCCAGATCTCGCTGGGCCACGGCGCACTGATGGCGGTGGGCGCGTACACCACCGCACTGTTCCTCTCCGCCGACGAGCCGCTGCCGCTCCCGCTGATCCTGCTGGCCGCGATCGTGACGGCCACCGCCGTCGGTGCCCTGGTCGGGGTGGCCGCCGCCCGGCTGCACGGGCCCTACCTCGCCGGCGCCACGCTCGCCCTCGCCGTCGGCCTGCCCGGGCTGGCGATCTACTTCCACGACGTCCTCGGCGGCGAGCAGGGCATGCGGGTGCGGGCGCCCCGCGCCCCGGAGGCCTTCGAGTCCTTCATCAGCGCCGTCTCGGGCAACTCGGCGACCAACACCAAGTGGCTGGCCTACCTCGGCGCCATCTGCCTGCTGATCACCTACTTCCTGCTGGCCAACCTGATCCGCAGCCGGATCGGCCGCACCTGGCGCGCGGTGCGTGACCAGGAGGTCGCCGCCGAGCTCGCCGGGATCAACCTCGGCGCGTGGCGGGTGCTGGCCTTCGTGGTGAGCGCCGCGGCCGCCGGGCTCGCCGGCGGCGTGCTGGCCCTCGTCGTCCGGCTGGCCGCCCCCAGCGGCTTCACGCTGGTGCTCTCGCTGGCCCTGCTCACCGCGATCGTGATCGGTGGGCTGGGCAGCCTGCTCGGCGCCCTGCTCGGATCCGCGCTGCTGGTCTTCCTGCCGCCCTTCGTCACCGACCTGGGCACCGGCTGGGGCCTGGACAACACCGAGGCCGCCCAGCTCGCCCCCTTCGTCTACGGCGTGGTGCTGATCGTCGCGATGATCTTCGCTCCCGCCGGCGTCGTCGGCAGCCTCCGCATGCGCTGGCTCACCCGCCAGGCGAAGCGGTCGGCCGCCCGGGCGAGCAGGGGGTGA
- a CDS encoding ABC transporter substrate-binding protein, which produces MTVIAAATAASTLAACGGSDDGGGTSGGGGGDASANEASDIGITEDSIKLGAHFPLTGVAAPGYSEIPTGAQAYFECLNQQGGVNGRTIDYIYRDDAYNPTNTSQVVNQLVLEDEVFAIVGGLGTPTHSAVLDFLNSEGVPDLFVSSGSRLWGEDPETNPYTFGWQTDYESEGKIIGQYIADNFPDAKVGLFLQDDDFGEDGEAGIRQYIDDQIVAAERYTPGNTNVGPQIAALQAAGADFVVGFNVPSYTALSQLTALQLGYDPQWFYSNVGSDPTLVGSLLNNFSQGQVSDASLLDGALTTDYLPTVDEPDNPWVQEFQRIWDECGGEGELTNYRIYGMAQAYTTVQALQAAGQNPTRDGLVEAIETAGSEWEGPVLAPFRYSADSHMGTSGMSISRITGDTTEEVEPVQLTDLGDAEIEPYDGEMAEVPENGIPNEESVVD; this is translated from the coding sequence ATGACCGTCATCGCGGCCGCCACCGCCGCCTCCACCCTCGCCGCCTGCGGCGGCAGTGACGACGGCGGCGGGACCAGCGGCGGGGGCGGTGGCGACGCCAGCGCCAACGAGGCCTCCGACATCGGCATCACCGAGGACTCCATCAAGCTCGGCGCCCACTTCCCGCTCACCGGGGTGGCCGCGCCCGGCTACAGCGAGATCCCGACCGGCGCGCAGGCCTACTTCGAGTGCCTCAACCAGCAGGGCGGGGTGAACGGCCGGACGATCGACTACATCTACCGGGACGACGCCTACAACCCGACCAACACCAGCCAGGTCGTCAACCAGCTGGTGCTGGAGGACGAGGTCTTCGCCATCGTCGGCGGCCTCGGCACCCCGACGCACAGCGCCGTCCTGGACTTCCTGAACAGCGAGGGCGTGCCCGACCTGTTCGTCTCCTCCGGCTCCCGGCTGTGGGGAGAGGACCCGGAGACCAACCCCTACACCTTCGGCTGGCAGACCGACTACGAGAGCGAGGGGAAGATCATCGGCCAGTACATCGCCGACAACTTCCCGGACGCGAAGGTCGGGCTGTTCCTGCAGGACGACGACTTCGGTGAGGACGGCGAGGCGGGCATCCGCCAGTACATCGACGACCAGATCGTGGCCGCCGAGCGCTACACCCCGGGCAACACCAACGTCGGCCCGCAGATCGCCGCCCTGCAGGCCGCCGGCGCCGACTTCGTCGTCGGCTTCAACGTGCCCAGCTACACGGCGCTGTCCCAGCTGACCGCGCTGCAGCTGGGCTACGACCCGCAGTGGTTCTACTCCAACGTGGGCTCGGACCCGACGCTGGTCGGCAGCCTGCTGAACAACTTCTCCCAGGGCCAGGTGAGCGACGCCAGCCTGCTCGACGGCGCGCTGACCACGGACTACCTGCCGACGGTCGACGAGCCGGACAACCCGTGGGTGCAGGAGTTCCAGCGGATCTGGGACGAGTGCGGCGGCGAGGGCGAGCTGACCAACTACCGGATCTACGGCATGGCGCAGGCCTACACCACGGTGCAGGCCCTCCAGGCCGCCGGCCAGAACCCGACCCGCGACGGGCTCGTCGAGGCGATCGAGACGGCCGGCTCCGAGTGGGAGGGGCCGGTGCTCGCACCGTTCCGGTACTCCGCGGACAGCCACATGGGCACCTCCGGCATGTCGATCAGCCGGATCACCGGTGACACCACCGAGGAGGTCGAGCCGGTGCAGCTGACCGACCTCGGGGACGCCGAGATCGAGCCCTACGACGGCGAGATGGCCGAGGTCCCGGAGAACGGCATCCCGAACGAGGAGTCGGTGGTCGACTGA
- a CDS encoding UDP-glucuronic acid decarboxylase family protein yields the protein MAVHGTVQGTREINRAVVTGGAGFLGSHLCEQLLERGVEVVCLDNFLTGSPQNVLHLMEHPGFRLVRCDVTDYVHVPGPVDLVLHFASPASPLDYLKMPIETLKVGSLGTLHTLGLAKEKGARFLLASTSEVYGDPLQHPQREDYWGNVNPVGPRGVYDEAKRFSEALTTAYRTSQGIDTAIVRIFNTYGPRMRADDGRAIPAFVGQALSGRPLTVAGDGSQTRSICYVDDTVRGILALAFSGETGPMNIGNPDELSMLELARWIVRLTGSESEVGFIDLPVDDPKVRRPDTTLAAERLDWHPSVSSEEGLRRTVAWFAAQRDEAAAQAG from the coding sequence ATGGCGGTGCACGGGACGGTGCAGGGCACGCGGGAGATCAACCGGGCGGTGGTGACCGGCGGCGCGGGGTTCCTGGGCTCCCACCTGTGCGAGCAGCTGCTCGAGCGGGGCGTCGAGGTGGTCTGCCTGGACAACTTCCTGACCGGCTCCCCGCAGAACGTGCTGCACCTGATGGAGCACCCCGGTTTCCGGCTGGTCCGCTGCGACGTCACCGACTACGTGCACGTGCCCGGCCCGGTCGACCTCGTGCTGCACTTCGCCTCCCCCGCCAGCCCGCTGGACTACCTGAAGATGCCGATCGAGACCCTCAAGGTCGGCAGCCTGGGCACGCTGCACACGCTGGGCCTGGCCAAGGAGAAGGGCGCCCGCTTCCTGCTGGCCTCCACCTCCGAGGTCTACGGCGACCCGCTGCAGCACCCCCAGCGCGAGGACTACTGGGGCAACGTCAACCCGGTCGGCCCGCGCGGGGTCTACGACGAGGCCAAGCGGTTCAGCGAGGCCCTGACCACGGCCTACCGCACCTCCCAGGGCATCGACACCGCGATCGTGCGGATCTTCAACACCTACGGCCCCCGGATGCGCGCGGACGACGGCCGGGCCATCCCCGCCTTCGTCGGCCAGGCGCTGTCCGGCCGGCCGCTGACGGTGGCCGGCGACGGCTCCCAGACCCGGTCCATCTGCTACGTCGACGACACGGTGCGCGGCATCCTGGCGCTGGCGTTCAGCGGCGAGACCGGGCCGATGAACATCGGCAACCCCGACGAGCTGTCGATGCTCGAGCTGGCCCGCTGGATCGTCCGGCTCACCGGGTCGGAGTCCGAGGTCGGCTTCATCGACCTGCCCGTCGACGACCCCAAGGTGCGCCGCCCGGACACGACCCTGGCCGCCGAGCGGCTCGACTGGCACCCCAGCGTGTCCTCCGAGGAGGGCCTGCGGCGCACCGTGGCGTGGTTCGCCGCCCAGCGCGACGAGGCCGCCGCCCAGGCCGGCTGA